In one window of Pseudochaenichthys georgianus chromosome 5, fPseGeo1.2, whole genome shotgun sequence DNA:
- the tmem74b gene encoding transmembrane protein 74B, producing the protein MESSFNGVELRELRGGGGGGGGQSVSPAPAAVRGGFRGFENASYLQDDENEDRQQRATVQEGGPPSTSGNSKVEQQHQELSPRSYDDEEGAGGQEDGQDFTEFHPPDDNTADYGFIFALVFLVSGIVLVVIAYTIPREAKVDPDSVSARQMEKLEMYYAQLGSHLDKCIIAGLGLLTLGGMFLSVLLMVSICRGEMYRRRAAFIRPKRTYGSINLRMKQLATGEAVGGSEGVGVDGGEESLVEHAETRSTTQPGPSRDAKSEPGPSNPPPAASSSSSSSSHGAN; encoded by the exons ATGGAGTCCTCTTTCAACGGTGTAGAGCTCCGGGAGCTGCGGGGGGGAGGAGGTGGTGGAGGGGGGCAGAGCGTGTCTCCAGCGCCGGCCGCAGTAAGGGGGGGCTTCAGGGGCTTCGAGAACGCCTCCTACCTGCAGGACGATGAGAATGAGGACCGCCAACAGAGGGCGACTGTCCAGGAGGGGGGTCCGCCCTCAACTTCAGGCAACAGCAAG GTGGAGCAGCAGCATCAGGAGCTCTCCCCGAGGTCGTACGATGACGAGGAAGGAGCTGGAGGTCAGGAGGACGGCCAGGACTTCACCGAGTTCCACCCCCCCGACGACAACACCGCGGACTACGGCTTCATCTTCGCCCTGGTGTTCCTGGTGAGCGGCATCGTGCTGGTGGTCATCGCCTACACCATCCCCCGAGAGGCCAAGGTCGACCCGGACTCCGTGTCTGCCCGCCAGATGGAGAAGCTGGAGATGTACTACGCCCAGCTGGGCTCCCACCTGGACAAGTGCATCATCGCGGGCCTGGGCCTGCTGACTCTGGGGGGGATGTTCCTCTCCGTGCTGCTCATGGTGTCCATCTGCCGGGGCGAGATGTACCGACGCAGGGCGGCGTTTATTCGCCCCAAGAGGACTTACGGCTCCATCAACCTGAGAATGAAGCAGCTGGCCACTGGGGAGGCAGTAGGAGGCAGCGAGGGCGTGGGCGTGGACGGAGGTGAGGAGTCTTTGGTGGAACACGCAGAGACGCGGAGTACCACCCAGCCAGGTCCGAGCCGGGACGCCAAATCAGAACCAGGACCAAgcaatcctcctcctgctgcttcatcctcttcttcttcttcttcacatgGAGCCAATTAG